The nucleotide sequence GCCGATCTCCCCGGACGCGGCGATCTGCAGCGCGCGCTGGTACGCCGGCAGGAACCGGGTCCAGACCGCCTCCATCAGGAACAGCCCGCGCTCCCGGGCCAGGTCGACGAGCTCCCGGGCCTCCCGCGCGTTGATCGTGACCGGCTTCTCGCACAGCACGGACTTGCCGGCGGTGAGCGCCGCCCGGACCACCGCGGCGTGCTGGGCGTGCGGGGTGGCGACGTAGACGACCTCCACGGCCGGGTCGGCCAGCAGGGCGTCCAGCCCGGTCCGGGTGTCGTCGTCGGCGTACCAGGAGGCGAAGCCCAGCTGCTCGGCGAAGGCCCGGGCCCGCTCGGCGTGCCGGGAGCTGACCGCCTGCAGGACGGCGTCGGGCAGCAGCGCCAGGTCGGCGGTGACGGTGGCGGCGATGGCGCCGGTGGCAACCACGCCCCAGCGGACCGGGCGGCCGGTGGCGGCCAGCGGGTCGGCGTCGAGCAGGTCGGGGCGGGGGATGGCGGGCGAGGTCACGGCTCCACGCTAGGGGAGCGCTCTCAGGCCCCGGACACCGACGCCGCCGACGCCACCTGCGCCCCGAGGACGCCGGCGAGGACGGCCTCGGCGTCCACCGGCAGCGAGCCGCGCCAGGCGACGTGCTGGTCCGGGCGGACGAGGACCAGGTCGGCCCCGCAGGACTCCCGGAGGCCGGGGACGTGGTCGAGGTCCAGCACCCGCAGCGGGACGTCGTGCCGGGCGGCCGCCGTCGTGAACGCCTCGGCGGACACCGCGCGCCCCAGCCGCAGCAGGGTCAGCTCCTCGCCGAGCAGGTCGTAGAGCGAGCGCCCGTCCGGCAGCCAGGCGTGCGGCAGCCGGGCACCCGGGTGCGCCGAGGGGCGGAAGGCGACCAGCTCAGGCTCCGGCACGGGCAGGCCGTCGGGGACGACGACCGGGGAGTCGGGGTAGTCGTAGCCGAGCACCAGGCCGAGGCTGTGGAACTCCGGGTCCTTGACCTGCAGCGCCCGGGCCAGCGCGGCGCGCAGGGCGGCGCCCTCGGCGGTCTCGGCGTCCAGGTCGCCGGTGGCGAAGGACGGCGCCAGGAAGGCCTCCTGTGCCCCGGCCGCGTCGATGGTCCGTTCCGCCACCGGCCGGCGCTCGGCCTCGTAGCTGTCCAGCAGGCACTCCGGTGCCCAGCCGTGCAGCACCGCGGCGAGCTTCCAGCCCAGGTTGACCGCGTCGCCCACGCAGGTGTTGAAGCCGTGCCCGCCCCACGGGGGGTTGAGGTGGGCGGCGTCCCCGACCAGGAACACCCGCTGGCCCCGGTACCGGTCGACCAGCAGCATCCGGGCCGACCAGGGGTCGGTGGCGAGCACCTCCACGTCGATCTCCGCGCCGGCCAGGCTCTGCACCAGCCGCACCGGGTCGACCTGCTCGGTCTCCGCGTCGACGCCCTGGACGATCGCCCACCACGTGCCGTCGAGGTCCAGCCGCCCCATCAGCCCGCCGCGCTCGGCGCCGATCACCCAGTAGTGCACGCCGAGGGCGCACAGCTCCCGTTCCTCCAGCTGGGGGGAGCGGAAGGTGATGCTCACGTTCGGCAGGGTGCCGGAGGAGCCGGCGTACCGGGCCCCGATCGCCCGGCGGGTGACCCCGCTGCTGCCGTCGCAGCCCAGCAGCCAGTCCGCGGTGACCTCGTGCTGGCCGCCGTCCGGGTCCGCGAGCACCGCCCGCGCCTCGGTGGGCCCGTCGGTGACCTCGACGGCGCGCCAGCCGGTGAGGACGGTGACCGAGGCCAGCTCGGCGACGGCGTCCCGCAGGAGCTGCTCGACCAGTGGCTGCGGGGCCTGCTGGCCCGGCTCGGCGAACTCGTCCCGGCGCTCGGTGGTGAGC is from Modestobacter marinus and encodes:
- a CDS encoding FAD-dependent monooxygenase yields the protein MTAVPARVPVLIAGGGPSGLAAALELGRRGIEVLVVEPRTSLDPLRPRAKTTSVRTMEHLRRWGLADRLRALAPLPVEHAQDVVFCTGLFGHEITRFREAFGLTTERRDEFAEPGQQAPQPLVEQLLRDAVAELASVTVLTGWRAVEVTDGPTEARAVLADPDGGQHEVTADWLLGCDGSSGVTRRAIGARYAGSSGTLPNVSITFRSPQLEERELCALGVHYWVIGAERGGLMGRLDLDGTWWAIVQGVDAETEQVDPVRLVQSLAGAEIDVEVLATDPWSARMLLVDRYRGQRVFLVGDAAHLNPPWGGHGFNTCVGDAVNLGWKLAAVLHGWAPECLLDSYEAERRPVAERTIDAAGAQEAFLAPSFATGDLDAETAEGAALRAALARALQVKDPEFHSLGLVLGYDYPDSPVVVPDGLPVPEPELVAFRPSAHPGARLPHAWLPDGRSLYDLLGEELTLLRLGRAVSAEAFTTAAARHDVPLRVLDLDHVPGLRESCGADLVLVRPDQHVAWRGSLPVDAEAVLAGVLGAQVASAASVSGA